Part of the Nitrososphaerota archaeon genome, CTAAAAGTGGACTACTTCGAGCACTCTGTCTAGATCGGTGGGCGTAGTTTTGCTCGACCTACAGGTCCTACTAAAACTGGTTTCAAACCTTGGTTACGTGGGCGCACTAATAGCTGGAGTTCTCGGCTCAAGCAGCCTCTTTATATCGTTCTTTCCCTCATACATCGTAATAGCGCTGCTAGGAGCAACCCTCAACCCTATAGCAGTAGGCTTGTTAGGTGGGTTAGGCGCTGGGATTGGACAGTTCCTACATTACTATATTGGTTTAGGCGGTAGATATGTTATTCCAAATAAGTGGAAAGGTAGGTTGGATGTTTGGCGAATGAAACTGGATAAGTATGGCGTTCTCCTAATCTTCGCCTTTGCAGCCACCCCCCTTACTCCAGATGACATGATCTGGATACCACTCGGTGCAATGAAGTACCCAAAATTGAAAGCACTCATTGCGGCGGTATCTGGTAAGATGCTTCTGAACCTCGTCTACGCTCACGTGGGGTACTTTGGTTGGAAGTCTATCGCACGGTTCTTTACGTAGAGTAGGGTATATATAGCGTCAACCCTTTGCAGATAAGAGCGATGGGCTTCATAATCCTGATGAAGTTCAGAAGTAAGCCGAGGAGTGAAGCACTTCGGCGCCTAATCGATCTATATGAAAAGCCGTCTGCAGACCTTAGGCAGCGCAGTAAACGGTTTAGCTGAAGCGTGAAGGCGTCGCTCTTGCATACAGAGTGGGTAAGCCACCCTCTACTAAAGAGCGGAGTTCTTGAGAGGCGAGAGTATCAGATAGAGCTCTTTAACCTCTCCTTAAAAGAAGACCTTCTTATTGTGCTACCTACAGGCTTAGGCAAGACCGCTATCGCTCTTCTCGTTATCGCAGAGATGCTTTACAGACACCCTGATAAGAAGTGCGTACTGCTTGCGCCGACTAGGGTTTTGGCTTCTCAACATAAAGACTTTCTTTCCAAGATGCTTAACGTGGAGCAAGACGATGTTGCTGTAGTTACTGGTGAAATGGGGTTAAAGGATAGAATCGTCGCTTGGTCCAAGCGTGTCTTATGCGCAACACCCCAGATAATGGCTGCTGATCTGGAGCGTGGGCTGATAGACCCCAAACACATCTCGCTCATAATCTTTGACGAAGCACATAGAGCCGTGGGCGACTACGCCTATACCAAGATCAGTGTGAAAATGGCTGAAAACCCAAGTTTAAGGAGAGTGGGCTTAACCGCATCACTACCAGAAGAAAAAGATAAGGTAGAAGAGATTCTTCACAACCTTAGGGTGAGAAGAATAGAAGCGAGGCGAGAGGATAGCAAAGACGTGGCACGCTATATCCAGAAGACATCCATCGAGTGGGTCGAAGTTCAACTCAACCCCCTTCTAAATAGAGTTAGAAGCGAGCTGCTGGAGGCGATCAAAGAATATGTCAATAGATTACATATGCTAGGTCTTGGAAGCGGAATCGGTGTGCCGCCTAAGATGAAGTACCTTATAGATCTGAGAGCCA contains:
- a CDS encoding VTT domain-containing protein, giving the protein MGVVLLDLQVLLKLVSNLGYVGALIAGVLGSSSLFISFFPSYIVIALLGATLNPIAVGLLGGLGAGIGQFLHYYIGLGGRYVIPNKWKGRLDVWRMKLDKYGVLLIFAFAATPLTPDDMIWIPLGAMKYPKLKALIAAVSGKMLLNLVYAHVGYFGWKSIARFFT
- a CDS encoding DEAD/DEAH box helicase, giving the protein MHTEWVSHPLLKSGVLERREYQIELFNLSLKEDLLIVLPTGLGKTAIALLVIAEMLYRHPDKKCVLLAPTRVLASQHKDFLSKMLNVEQDDVAVVTGEMGLKDRIVAWSKRVLCATPQIMAADLERGLIDPKHISLIIFDEAHRAVGDYAYTKISVKMAENPSLRRVGLTASLPEEKDKVEEILHNLRVRRIEARREDSKDVARYIQKTSIEWVEVQLNPLLNRVRSELLEAIKEYVNRLHMLGLGSGIGVPPKMKYLIDLRAKPEYSTNPSWRGFRVEVEVLG